From the genome of Gemmatimonas phototrophica, one region includes:
- a CDS encoding aminotransferase class V-fold PLP-dependent enzyme, with protein MRHSLAPRSDFPLLAATPGLHYLDSAATSQKPAAVLNAIRDFYETANANPHRGAYALSAKATDLYHDARATIARFVGVADSDCVVFTRGTTEAMNLVASSWGRTNVQAGDEIVVTALEHHANFVPWQQLALQTGATLRIVELTAHQSIDLDQLRDVVSTRTKLVAITHVSNAVGAITPLAEAVHIIRARSAAVIVVDGAQAVPHLPVAFDTLDIDFYAFSGHKLLGPMGIGCLVGRRAILEKMPPYQFGGDMIEWVHDFDCTWNVLPHKFEAGTPNAADAVGLAAAVRYLEALGMDQVRAHELSLLEKAEAAVRALPGLTVYGPAVAQRSGVLSFSVADVHPHDLATILDQHGVCIRAGHHCAQPLMRRLGVSATARASFYVYSDESDVEALVTALVAAQQIFAAVD; from the coding sequence ATGCGCCACAGCCTCGCCCCCCGCTCCGACTTTCCGCTCCTGGCGGCCACCCCCGGGTTGCACTACCTCGACTCCGCGGCCACGTCGCAGAAGCCGGCGGCCGTGCTGAACGCCATTCGGGATTTCTACGAAACGGCCAATGCCAATCCGCATCGGGGCGCCTACGCCCTGAGCGCGAAGGCCACCGATCTCTACCACGACGCGCGCGCCACGATTGCCCGCTTTGTTGGGGTGGCCGATAGCGACTGCGTGGTGTTTACCCGCGGCACGACCGAGGCCATGAATCTGGTGGCCTCCAGCTGGGGGCGCACCAACGTGCAGGCGGGCGATGAGATTGTGGTCACCGCGCTTGAACACCACGCCAACTTTGTGCCGTGGCAGCAACTGGCGCTGCAGACTGGTGCCACGTTGCGCATTGTGGAGCTCACGGCGCACCAGAGCATCGACCTCGATCAGTTGCGCGACGTGGTGAGCACCCGCACCAAACTGGTCGCCATCACGCACGTCTCCAATGCCGTGGGGGCCATTACGCCCCTGGCCGAGGCGGTGCACATCATTCGCGCGCGTTCGGCGGCGGTGATTGTGGTGGATGGCGCGCAGGCAGTGCCGCATCTGCCCGTTGCCTTTGATACGCTCGATATCGATTTCTACGCGTTCAGCGGCCACAAGCTGCTGGGCCCCATGGGGATCGGATGTCTGGTCGGTCGCCGCGCCATTCTCGAAAAGATGCCGCCGTACCAGTTTGGTGGCGACATGATTGAATGGGTGCATGACTTCGACTGCACCTGGAACGTGCTGCCGCACAAGTTCGAGGCAGGCACCCCCAACGCGGCGGATGCCGTGGGTCTGGCGGCCGCGGTACGGTATCTGGAAGCGCTGGGCATGGATCAGGTACGCGCCCATGAGCTGTCGTTGCTGGAGAAGGCCGAGGCCGCCGTGCGGGCGTTGCCCGGTCTCACCGTGTACGGGCCGGCCGTGGCCCAGCGCAGCGGTGTGCTGAGCTTCTCGGTAGCGGATGTGCATCCACACGATCTGGCCACCATTCTTGACCAGCACGGCGTGTGCATTCGCGCCGGACACCACTGCGCGCAGCCGCTCATGCGTCGACTCGGGGTGAGCGCCACCGCGCGCGCGAGCTTCTACGTGTACAGTGACGAGAGCGATGTCGAGGCCTTGGTCACGGCCCTCGTTGCGGCACAGCAGATTTTTGCCGCCGTTGACTGA
- a CDS encoding carbon-nitrogen hydrolase family protein — protein MTDHIADTLRIAGAQLAPVWLHRDGTIAKVVQAIADAAKQQVQLLAFPEAFVPGYPFWIEHTDGARFDSVMQKTMHAHYLDQAVQIEAGHLEPVVQAVAAHGITVVLGIIERPADRGGHSVFASCVTITPSQGIVNVHRKLMPTYEERLSWAPGDGHGLRTFPVGPFTLGALNCWENWLPLARAALYGQGEDLHVAIWPGSVRNTEAITRFLAREGRSYVMSVCGVLRREHIGDHVPHAELLRERLPEIISEGGTAIAAPDASWLVEPTPHEERLFVVDIAHTRVREERQNFDVAGHYGRPDVLQLHVNTERQASVRIR, from the coding sequence ATGACAGACCACATCGCTGACACGCTCCGTATTGCCGGTGCCCAGCTGGCGCCGGTGTGGCTGCACCGCGACGGCACGATTGCCAAAGTCGTGCAGGCAATTGCCGATGCGGCCAAGCAGCAGGTGCAATTGCTCGCCTTTCCCGAGGCGTTCGTGCCCGGCTATCCGTTCTGGATTGAGCATACGGATGGGGCGCGTTTCGACAGCGTGATGCAGAAAACCATGCACGCGCATTATCTCGATCAGGCCGTTCAGATCGAGGCCGGGCATCTTGAGCCGGTGGTGCAGGCGGTCGCCGCGCACGGCATCACCGTGGTGCTGGGCATTATCGAGCGCCCCGCCGATCGTGGCGGGCACAGCGTATTCGCCAGCTGTGTGACCATCACGCCTTCGCAGGGTATCGTGAATGTGCACCGCAAGCTCATGCCCACCTACGAAGAACGCCTCAGCTGGGCGCCGGGTGATGGGCACGGTTTGCGCACCTTCCCCGTGGGACCGTTCACACTGGGCGCTTTGAATTGCTGGGAAAACTGGCTGCCGCTGGCCCGTGCGGCGCTCTACGGGCAGGGCGAGGATCTGCACGTGGCCATCTGGCCCGGGAGTGTGCGCAACACCGAAGCCATTACGCGCTTCCTGGCGCGCGAAGGGCGCTCGTATGTGATGTCGGTGTGCGGCGTGCTACGCCGCGAACATATTGGCGATCACGTGCCGCATGCCGAGCTGCTCCGCGAACGGCTCCCCGAGATCATCAGCGAGGGGGGCACCGCCATTGCGGCTCCCGACGCTTCCTGGCTGGTGGAGCCCACGCCGCACGAGGAACGGTTATTCGTGGTGGATATTGCCCACACCCGCGTGCGCGAGGAGCGACAGAACTTTGATGTGGCGGGCCACTATGGCCGCCCCGACGTGCTGCAGTTGCACGTCAATACCGAGCGGCAGGCGAGTGTGCGGATTCGTTAA
- a CDS encoding Rieske (2Fe-2S) protein has product MSHEGSSTSTGTWEQVARADDVPTDIPLAVTLVDGRRICLVRLHGEVFAVEDRCPHRDFPLSGGDVVAGHLECPWHGARFDLRTGQCSQGPAEGDAIATYPVMQVNGIVLVGPAAATGIDSSNSN; this is encoded by the coding sequence ATGAGCCACGAGGGGAGTTCCACGTCGACGGGCACCTGGGAACAGGTCGCCCGCGCCGACGACGTACCCACCGATATTCCGCTGGCGGTCACGCTGGTCGATGGTCGACGGATCTGCCTCGTGCGACTCCATGGCGAGGTGTTCGCGGTCGAAGACCGCTGTCCGCACCGCGATTTTCCGCTGTCCGGTGGCGACGTGGTGGCAGGACATCTCGAGTGTCCGTGGCACGGTGCCCGTTTCGACCTGCGCACCGGGCAGTGCTCACAGGGCCCCGCCGAAGGCGATGCCATTGCGACGTATCCGGTCATGCAGGTCAATGGGATTGTGCTCGTGGGGCCGGCAGCGGCCACGGGTATCGACAGCAGCAACAGTAACTGA
- the sufU gene encoding Fe-S cluster assembly sulfur transfer protein SufU, which yields MTESLAMSGKASAASMAAMYQDALLAHHRAPHNRREMGDATASAVHKNPVCGDEIRVMVRVDGDELVDVSFTGRGCSIATASASMMTDATVGQSVGDAVALAEQVERMLTGADGALPDGLAPLRGVAPFAGRHGCARMPWQALREALST from the coding sequence TTGACTGAGTCGCTGGCCATGAGCGGGAAAGCCAGTGCCGCCTCAATGGCGGCCATGTACCAGGACGCTCTGCTCGCCCATCATCGGGCGCCGCACAACCGGCGCGAGATGGGCGACGCGACGGCGAGCGCAGTGCACAAGAACCCCGTGTGTGGTGACGAAATTCGCGTGATGGTACGCGTGGACGGCGACGAACTGGTGGATGTGTCCTTTACGGGCCGTGGCTGCTCCATTGCCACGGCGTCCGCCAGCATGATGACCGATGCCACGGTGGGGCAGTCCGTTGGTGATGCCGTAGCCTTGGCCGAGCAGGTGGAGCGGATGCTGACCGGCGCCGACGGTGCACTACCTGATGGGTTGGCACCATTGCGTGGCGTGGCGCCATTTGCCGGGCGTCACGGCTGCGCGCGCATGCCGTGGCAGGCGCTGCGGGAAGCCCTCAGCACGTAG